In a genomic window of Paraburkholderia phenazinium:
- a CDS encoding response regulator transcription factor, with translation MKFLVADDHELIRQGVKGLLRGLDPDAQFDEADTWESLAAAARPDADHDLAIVDLHMPGMSGAASLEILLKEHPALPVVVLSAEESPDEMRAVLAAGALGFVPKRQPASVMLKAIELVLSGGAYVPMEALSLLGTREAAAQNAPAGTASASAATATAAPSLTEPLVQVTALQPHQQHLLENLSPRQQDIMRLVHRGWTNKMIARELGVAEGTVKVHLSVIFRALGVHNRSTAIAVINGWLEAGKTL, from the coding sequence ATGAAGTTTCTAGTGGCCGACGACCATGAACTGATCCGCCAGGGCGTCAAGGGATTGCTACGCGGACTCGACCCGGACGCGCAGTTCGACGAGGCCGACACCTGGGAGTCGCTCGCCGCCGCCGCGCGGCCCGACGCCGATCACGATCTGGCGATCGTCGATCTGCACATGCCCGGCATGAGTGGCGCGGCATCCCTCGAAATTCTCCTCAAAGAACATCCGGCCTTGCCGGTGGTGGTGCTTTCCGCCGAAGAGTCGCCCGATGAAATGCGTGCGGTCCTCGCGGCCGGCGCGCTCGGCTTCGTGCCGAAACGCCAGCCCGCCAGCGTCATGCTGAAGGCGATCGAGCTCGTGCTGTCCGGCGGCGCGTATGTGCCGATGGAAGCATTGAGCCTGCTCGGCACGCGTGAAGCCGCGGCGCAAAACGCACCGGCCGGCACGGCCAGCGCCAGCGCAGCGACCGCGACCGCCGCCCCCTCATTGACCGAACCGCTTGTCCAGGTCACCGCGCTGCAGCCGCATCAGCAGCATCTGCTGGAGAATCTCTCGCCGCGGCAACAGGACATCATGCGGCTGGTGCACCGCGGCTGGACCAACAAGATGATTGCGCGCGAGCTGGGTGTCGCGGAGGGGACCGTCAAGGTGCATCTGTCGGTGATCTTTCGGGCGCTTGGCGTTCACAACCGCTCCACCGCGATTGCGGTCATCAACGGCTGGCTCGAAGCCGGGAAGACGCTTTAG
- a CDS encoding hybrid sensor histidine kinase/response regulator, with amino-acid sequence MRGDPIQRAIDEDLVRVLYAQDAMAFFTHWFAIAVLVSIYWDDMPYPQRFFACFAFYAVANCASLGLWLWRRRRPDALTARNWIRLHALRGVLLYSAPGLAIWFAFHSHQADLPVLHTVMLVTLAAGVFMSNGFDVLNFSTGIIFVLLPAIVLLFGSHNFDRTILAIVLAFFFCAINIYSVSYRKLFQRVVQARVDQQQLAESLAEQKQVAEEASLAKTRFFAAASHDLRQPLHAIGLLAASLNDASVTPAQHGKTAAHIVNNVEALNQLFNQVLDLARLESGVTQVIRLHFRLDELFERVGSQYRPQAAAKGLALRIAPTTMVVHDDPVLLERVLSNLLSNAVRYTEDGAIWLGLRRAGRRGGGYIEVRDSGIGIPAAEQERIFEEFYQVANPQRDARQGHGLGLPTVKRLVGLLGGELALRSAPGRGSVFRFSVQAGDPDGIVASLSDAVVGGPSAQGRHVLCIDDDPSILEGLTSLLGRWGCVAQGVRDEALALRALAEGFVPDAVLCDYQLANHRTGAQALSAVRDALQRNGHEGAVMLLITGDMASGELAMLATQGIPVLHKPVTPARLRRTLETLWQQAQRDGARATA; translated from the coding sequence ATGCGGGGCGATCCCATCCAGCGAGCGATCGACGAAGACCTGGTGCGTGTGCTGTATGCACAAGACGCCATGGCGTTCTTCACGCATTGGTTTGCGATCGCGGTGCTCGTGTCCATCTACTGGGACGACATGCCGTATCCGCAGCGCTTCTTCGCCTGCTTTGCGTTCTATGCGGTAGCGAACTGCGCCTCGCTAGGGCTGTGGCTGTGGCGCCGCCGCCGGCCGGACGCGCTCACCGCGCGCAACTGGATCAGGCTGCACGCGTTGCGCGGCGTGCTGCTGTACAGCGCACCGGGCCTCGCGATCTGGTTCGCGTTTCATAGCCACCAGGCCGATCTGCCGGTGCTGCACACCGTCATGCTGGTGACGCTGGCGGCAGGCGTGTTCATGTCGAACGGTTTCGACGTGCTCAACTTCTCGACCGGCATCATCTTCGTCCTGCTGCCGGCTATCGTGCTGCTGTTCGGCAGCCATAACTTCGACCGCACCATTCTCGCGATCGTCCTCGCGTTCTTCTTTTGCGCCATCAACATCTATTCGGTGAGCTATCGCAAGCTGTTCCAGCGGGTCGTGCAGGCGCGCGTCGATCAGCAGCAACTGGCGGAATCGCTGGCCGAGCAAAAGCAGGTCGCCGAAGAGGCGAGTCTCGCCAAGACCCGCTTTTTTGCCGCGGCGAGCCACGATCTGCGTCAGCCGCTGCATGCCATCGGCCTGCTCGCGGCCTCGCTCAACGACGCCTCCGTGACCCCCGCGCAGCACGGCAAGACCGCGGCGCACATCGTCAACAACGTCGAAGCGCTCAACCAGTTGTTCAATCAGGTGCTCGATCTGGCGCGGCTCGAAAGCGGCGTCACCCAGGTGATCCGGCTGCATTTCCGGCTCGATGAACTGTTCGAGCGGGTCGGCAGCCAGTACCGGCCGCAGGCGGCGGCGAAGGGGCTGGCGCTGCGCATCGCGCCCACCACGATGGTTGTGCACGACGATCCGGTGCTGCTCGAACGGGTGCTGAGCAACCTGCTCTCGAATGCGGTGCGCTATACCGAGGACGGCGCGATCTGGCTGGGCCTGCGGCGCGCCGGCCGGCGCGGCGGCGGCTATATCGAGGTACGCGATTCCGGCATCGGCATTCCCGCGGCCGAGCAGGAGCGCATCTTCGAGGAGTTCTATCAGGTCGCCAATCCGCAGCGCGACGCGCGTCAGGGGCATGGCCTCGGCCTGCCGACCGTCAAGCGGCTGGTTGGCCTGCTGGGCGGCGAATTGGCTTTGCGCTCGGCGCCGGGGCGCGGCTCGGTGTTCCGCTTTTCGGTTCAGGCCGGCGACCCGGACGGGATTGTGGCGAGCCTGAGCGACGCGGTGGTGGGCGGGCCGTCGGCGCAGGGACGGCACGTACTGTGCATCGACGATGACCCCTCGATTCTCGAAGGACTGACGAGTCTGCTTGGACGTTGGGGCTGTGTGGCGCAGGGCGTGCGCGATGAAGCGCTGGCACTGCGGGCGCTCGCCGAGGGCTTCGTGCCGGACGCGGTGCTATGCGACTACCAGTTGGCGAACCACCGCACCGGCGCGCAGGCGCTAAGCGCGGTGCGCGACGCGCTGCAGCGCAACGGACACGAAGGCGCCGTGATGCTGCTGATTACCGGCGATATGGCCTCGGGCGAACTGGCTATGCTTGCGACCCAGGGGATTCCGGTGCTGCACAAGCCGGTCACGCCGGCGCGCCTGCGGCGCACGCTGGAGACGCTGTGGCAGCAGGCGCAACGCGACGGCGCCAGGGCGACGGCGTAG